The DNA sequence CGTTGCTTAAATAAGGAGCATTTGTGTTTTTTAAGAAAAAAAGTTTGTCAGATAAAGTTACCGCCTGTTTGCAGGAAAATGATCCCACTAAGGTGGTCGCTAAATTAATGGCCAATAAGGCAATCTTAATCGATGAAAATAGCGCTACTATAAAAATTGTAATGCCTTTTTATGCCCCTGTTTGGCTGCACAATCTGCAACTTGATTGTACCGCTAAACTGGAAAAGTTGTTTGGCAAACCGGTTAGCTGGAAGGTTAATCATCAGGTGGCTGTATTACAAAATGACACCACTAAATCTGCTTTGCCAAACATCAAAAATATTATCGTGGTTGCATCGGGTAAAGGGGGCGTCGGTAAATCGACGGTAAGTGTTAATTTAGCCCTTGCTTTAGCCGAAAATGGTGCTCAAGTGGGTATTTTAGATGCCGATATTTATGGGCCTTCTATTCCGACTATGTTAGGTGTTAAAGGTGCAGAGCCTGTAAGTGTTGATGGTAAATTAATGTCACCAATTGAGGCGCACGGTATTGTTTGTAATAGCATCGGTTTTTTAGTGGCCGAAGAGGATGCCATGATCTGGCGTGGCCCGATGGCCAGTAAAGCTTTGTCGCAAGTGCTCAATGAAACGGATTGGCAAGGACTTGATTATTTAGTGGTCGATATGCCCCCCGGCACTGGCGATATTCAGTTGACTATGGCGCAAAATGTGCCTGTGACAGCGGCTGTGGTGGTGACAACACCGCAGGATGTGGCATTAGTTGATGCAAAAAAAGGCATCTCGATGTTTAATAAAGTCGACGTTAATGTCGCTGGTATTATTGAAAACATGAGTCTTTATTCATGCAGTCAATGCGGTTATGAAGAAGCTATTTTTGGTACGGGTGGTGGTAAAAAACTGGCTGAGCAATTCAATTTACCTTTTTTAGCGTCATTACCCTTACATATAAAATACCGGGAAGACACAGACCAGGGGATACCAACGGTTGTTAAAGACGATAGTGAGGTGTTAAGTGCGCCATTTTTATCCTTAGCTGAAACCTTAACAATTAATCTTTATCGCGATTTAACCATCGCTTTACCGGAAATCACGATCACTAATTTAGGTTAATCCTTGTCTTAAAATTCCTCTAAGTTGTTGGCAGTTTTGTAACTGCCAACAACTTAACAAAATCATTGCATGCAGTATGTTATCACTATCATTAAATAAAATGGGTAAAAATATTTTTATTGGCAGGGCAGTGACTAAATTCAAATATATGAAATGCTTGAATTTAAGGTTTTGTTTTGATTAATGACGCCTGTTTTTTCATTTGGATCTATTCCCTGTTATTACAATTTAAAATTGGATTAACAAGGCGTATTCAAATGTCAAATTCTACCGCCAGTAAGCAATTATTTAGCCCGTACTAACTCGGTTCGTACCTGTTACAAAATCATCTTGTTATGTCACCGATGACCCGCAATCGGTCCATCAATAATGCGCCAAATGATCTGATGGCAACGTATTATGCACAACGTGCAACGGCTGGACTCATTATTACTGAAGGCACCTCACCTTCGGCTAATGGTCTTGGTTATCCGCGTATCCCGGGAATTTTTCAGCGGCACAGGTGGCAGGTTGGGAGTATGTAACGAAGGCCGTACATGCTAAAGGCGAGAAAATATTTATCCAGTTAATGCACACAGGACGTATTGCTTATCCCTTTAATCTGCCGAAAGGCGCTCGTATGCTTGC is a window from the Psychromonas ingrahamii 37 genome containing:
- the apbC gene encoding iron-sulfur cluster carrier protein ApbC, producing MFFKKKSLSDKVTACLQENDPTKVVAKLMANKAILIDENSATIKIVMPFYAPVWLHNLQLDCTAKLEKLFGKPVSWKVNHQVAVLQNDTTKSALPNIKNIIVVASGKGGVGKSTVSVNLALALAENGAQVGILDADIYGPSIPTMLGVKGAEPVSVDGKLMSPIEAHGIVCNSIGFLVAEEDAMIWRGPMASKALSQVLNETDWQGLDYLVVDMPPGTGDIQLTMAQNVPVTAAVVVTTPQDVALVDAKKGISMFNKVDVNVAGIIENMSLYSCSQCGYEEAIFGTGGGKKLAEQFNLPFLASLPLHIKYREDTDQGIPTVVKDDSEVLSAPFLSLAETLTINLYRDLTIALPEITITNLG